TCGCGAAGTAGCTCTACGACTCGCTTTTCCCTTCGAGCCTCCAGTAGCTTCGCCTGCATCCGTTCGAGTTCGGGCCTCATCTCTTCAAGTCGATCGTGAGCCCGGGCCTTCTCGCCTTCGAGTCGATCGATATACCGGTCAAAGGTGCGATACATGTCGATCGAGAACGCTTCACCCTGCGATCGGGCGAAGCGCTCCATCTCGTCGCGGTATTCCTGCTCGGATCGTTCGACGATACTTCGCTGATTGTTCACGCGCTCCGTGATATCGGCCATCTCGGCCATCACCTGCTTCTGCTTGAGATCCCGGACTTTTAATAGCCCTTCGAGTGGAAAACGAAAGCGCTTCATCAGTATTCTTCCTCAGGGGTGAACGTCACCTGCGAGAGCTGATCCAGAGTCTGTTCGAAGGTGAAGCCCTGGCCGATGGGCTGCCTTAAGAACGCCTGGATCTGCGCCTGTCGTGCCAGATACTGATCCAGGTCGGGATTGGATCCTCGCGCATAGGCTCCAAGCGAAACGATCTCTTCGTTTTCTCTGTACGCCGAGATCCACGTCTTCAGCTGATCGGCCTTATCTTTGTGATCGGCCGAAACGACCTGATCCATAACCCTTGAAATAGAGTCGGGAACCTCAATTGATGGATAATGATTCTTACGTGCGAGCCCGCGCGAAAGAATAATATGACCGTCAAGGATACCTCGCGTAGCGTCGGCAACCGGGTCGTTCATATCATCGGCCTCGACGAGTACGCTGTAAAAACCGGTGATCGTTCCTTTTGGAGAGACGCCCGAACGTTCGACAAGCCGGCTCAGTTTATACCAGACGGCAGGAGGATAACCGCCTGGTCCGAGCTGATCGCCCGAAGCAATGCCGATCTCGCGAAGCGCCATACAATAACGCGTCACCGAGTCCATAAGCAGGTTGACGTGCATGCCCTGATCGCGCAGGTACTCGGCGATCGTCGTTGCAAAAAGAGCGGCGTAGACCTTTTCGATGGCCGAACGGTCCGAGGTGGCGACTACAAGGACGGAGCGTTTCAGGCCTTCAGGACCGAGATCTCGCTCGATGAACTCGCGTACCTCACGGCCGCGCTCGCCGACCAGACAGATTACGTTGGCATCGGCCCGTGTATAACGGGCGATCATGCCCAGCGTCGTCGACTTACCGACGCCCGTTCCGGCGAAGATGCCCAGACGTTGCCCGCGCCCGACGGTGAGCAGCCCGTCAATGGCCTTCACGCCCGTAACAAGCACCGAATCGATGGGCTTTCGACTGATCGGATCAGGCGGATTGGCGTCGGCCGATCGTAACTCCCCGTGCAGGATGGGCGGCTTCCCGTCCATTGGCTGCCCCATTCCGTTCAGCATACGGCCCATCAGATCCATGGACGTATAGATGGACATGCGCCGGCCCGTATTGTGTACGACGGCCGAAGGATAAATACCCTCCGTCGAACCGAAGGGCATGAGAATGAGCTGATTATTGCGAAAGCCCGTCACCTCGCAGAGCACCGGGCGGGAGCCGTCGGGCTCGATGCGACAGAGCTGGCCGATACTGGTGTCGGGCGGGCCGAAGCTGAGAATGGAAATGCCGTTCACCTCGACCACGCGGCCCAGCGGCAGAATGGGATCGGTTTCTTTGAGGATGGTCCGATATTTCTGGAGCACATCCTCGGGTTTTCGGAAATCGTCGAGCATGGGCTTGCAGCAGCGTCATCCGTGCAGACTTCCTGTACAGTAAAAAAAGGGTGTCAGGCAATTTTTCTTGCGGCGGGCAGCCTCTGTATATCGTCTGCTGTTTAGCATGGATGATTTACAGGTACTCGACGTCCTGTTCGAGCACGAACTCCTTCCCTTCGAGAGAAAAGGTGAGATCCAGGAGATGGTCCGGAAATCGACCGATCCGCTGGGAGCCTTTCTCGTAAAAAAGAAACTGCTCAGTGAACGAGCGCTGTACCGCTTCATCACGCGGGACCTCGGCATGAACAGCAAAGAGGTCTTTCGTTTCAAGGACTACGAGATTACGGGCCGCACCATCCCGAAGTACCGCACAAGCGGCGATTTTTTCGGTATCTTCCCCCTCTCGAACAGTCGGGTTGCGGTAACACTCTGCGATGTGGCCGGCAAAGGTATTGAGGCCGCACTTCTTACGATCCATCTGGCCAATCTTTTAAACAGCGGCGTCGATATGAGCAGCGTCGTCCCTTCCTCGGTAATGAAGAAGGTCAACATTATCAGCCGGGCCTTCTTCGAGGTCGATCGTTATTCGACGTTTGTATTTATCATCCTTGATCTGCTTTCCGGTACGGTGGAGTATTCGGCTGCCGGCAGCCCGCCCCTTCTGCGGTATGCCTACCGCGAAAACGAGGTGGAGGAACTTGACACTCGAAATATTCCCATCGGTATCTTTGACGACTTCCAGTATCGGGGCAGCCGGTCAGACCTGAACCCCGGCGATGCCATCCTGCTCTATACCGATGGTGCCTACGAAGGCGAAGATCTACAGGGGCGCGCCTACGGAATCGATCGAATGAAGCGCGTCTTTAAAAAATACGCACGACAATCGACGCGAAGTCTGCTGCGTCACCTGATCTTTGACTGGCGTCGACACTCCATCTTTCGCCGGCAGGCCGACGATACGACCTATCTTGTGCTGCGCCGGGTGAAGAAGAAGCGTTGATTTTTCAACGCCGCCCGGAAAATGGGAAGATGCAGAAGGCGGAGCGCAGGGTTTTTTATCTGCATGGCATCGCCGCCTCATCCGGCGATGCGTCCGGGCCTGCGGTCGTACTGCCTCCCGTTCATCGCTTCCTCCCCGAACGAGAAAGCCTGTCCGTCGATCAGGAGCGCCAGCTCCTTGAAAAGGGCATCGAGCAGGCCCTCGATCATCTGCGCCGTTTCGAAGAAGGACAGCCCGAGCCCATCCGTGAGATGCTGCATTTGCAGCAGGTCTTTCTGCGTGATCCACAGCTTGCCGACGAGATCGAGATCCAGCTGGCGGCGGGGTATAACGCTCCGACGGCGCTTTTCAGAGCCCTTGAGGTTCTCAAGAAGCGCTTTACCGAATCGGCCAACGACTTCTACAGGCAGCGCTGGGTGGACTTTGAAGACGCCGGGCGGACGGTCCTTGACATTCTGCTTGGCGTCTCTTACGAAGAGACCTGCCTTGAACGGGTGCGCACGGCCGGCGATCGCCCCGTCGTCGTCGCCTTTGACCTTGCGCCGGCCATGTACCTGAAAATGCCGAAGCCGGCCGCCATCATTCTTCGCGACGGAGGCCCATCGGGGCATCTGGCGCTTCTGGCCGCCAATCAGGGTATTCCCATCCTTGTGCGAACGGGACCGGCCGCCGAGTTTGAACGGATCAGCGACGGCAACTGGATTGAGATCCACGGTGAAACAGGGGCCGTATACGAGGCGCGAGAGCGTATGTCTGACGTTATCGGCGCATCTGCTCCGACCGGTGTTCGAGAGGACAACAGTATAACTCTGGCCGATGGTCGGGTCGTGCGCCTTTCGCTTAACGCCGATGATGCCGAAACGATTCGCGAGCATGGCCTGCATCACAGAGTTTCGGTTGGATTGTTCCGTACCGAGTTTCTCTATCTTCGCGACACTTCGTTGCTTTTTGACGAGAAGCGTTCGGTGGCCGCCTATGGCGAGGTGATGCGAGCGGCCGGACAGGACGGCTCGGTGACGTTCCGGCTGCTTGATGTGGACGAAGACAAGTTCTCGGCCCATTTTTTCACGAAGCCAGGCAATCGCGGGCTGCGCGGAGCGGACTATTACCGCGCCGAGCCCGAGATCTTTCATGCGCAGATCAGATCTCTGTTTCAGGCTGCTATCGAGCATGGCTCCGGTGCGGAGCTGCGCATCATGGCTCCGATGATGCGCACGCCCGAAGACTGGCAGTTTGTTCTCTCTGCTCTTCAGGCAGAGCAGGAGCGCTCCGGCTATGAAGGCCCGTTCCGCGCGGGCATGATGGTCGAGATCCCCTCCGCTCTTTTTTCTATGGAGCGCATGCAGCATTCCGTGGATTTCTTCAGCCTCGGTACGAATGACCTCTTGCGATACGTCATCGGCAAGAGCCGCTCTCAACCGGCGCCCGACGATCTCTATGAGCCGGCCTTTTATCGACTGCTCTTTCACGGGATGCGACGCATAAAACGTGAGGTCTCGATCTGCGGTATGATGGGGGCGAGAGTGGAGTTTTTGCCGCTTTTTCTTGAGTTAGGCGTGACGAACTTCAGCGTGCCTCTCGGGGCCTACGAAACCGTGCGTCAGCGGCTCATGAGCATCGATCCGCAGCAGAGGATGCTGAGGGCCCTTTTGCGTATGCAGAGCCGGGCAGAGATCCGCGAGGCTCTACAGAGTTAAGACTCAATCTCATTATCTCAGGGAGGGTGCTAATTGAGAGAGCGCCGCCGAGAAAAATTATGTTGAGGATTGCCTTTAGAACGCAGATTATAGAAAGGTGGACGCCCTTTTTAAAATGATTGATCGGATGCTGCATGCCATCCCTCCTAACGTGCAGAAGATGGTGCGCCTCGGGGTGCTGGCCGTCTGGGGCGTCCTGGTCATCTTCGTTGTCATCTGGTCTTTTCGTGCTGGAAGCGATTCCGCTCCGCAAACGGGCGACGACATGTACCTGTCGAATATCAAAGAGAAGGTGTACAGAGATCGCATGAAGCGTGATCCGGCCGATGTGACGCTACCCGATCTGAACGAACTCAGCAAAGAGGAGGTCGCTCCGCTGTCGGTGTATGAGCCTGAGTCGACTCCGCCGCGGGGTGATGAGCCTTCTCCTGAAATATCGCCTCTGCCGATGAAGGGCGAAGACGACGACGTAATCTTTCCCGAAAAAGGCGTGCGTCCGGAACGGCGTGGGGAGCCTGCTCCGAAGGCGTCTGAGCCCGCCTTGATGTCTCCGGAGCGATGACAAGGGGCTTGACCTGAATGACTCCCCTGTTACGCCGTAGAGGTTCATGAAATTCAGTCTTCACCTCGAACAGAGGCAGGTTTCGGATCAGGAACCCGCTCTTCAGCATCTGCTGGTAAGGCTGGTCTCGCCGCCGGTC
This region of Leptonema illini DSM 21528 genomic DNA includes:
- the fliJ gene encoding flagellar export protein FliJ — encoded protein: MKRFRFPLEGLLKVRDLKQKQVMAEMADITERVNNQRSIVERSEQEYRDEMERFARSQGEAFSIDMYRTFDRYIDRLEGEKARAHDRLEEMRPELERMQAKLLEARREKRVVELLRERHLNRYNEEVRREERRELQELNQLRKEVSSVSEDTSVVFDDGDGSEERTEDLRTRDARRRAEYLEQAGLTEEQARRSVGL
- a CDS encoding FliI/YscN family ATPase; translation: MLDDFRKPEDVLQKYRTILKETDPILPLGRVVEVNGISILSFGPPDTSIGQLCRIEPDGSRPVLCEVTGFRNNQLILMPFGSTEGIYPSAVVHNTGRRMSIYTSMDLMGRMLNGMGQPMDGKPPILHGELRSADANPPDPISRKPIDSVLVTGVKAIDGLLTVGRGQRLGIFAGTGVGKSTTLGMIARYTRADANVICLVGERGREVREFIERDLGPEGLKRSVLVVATSDRSAIEKVYAALFATTIAEYLRDQGMHVNLLMDSVTRYCMALREIGIASGDQLGPGGYPPAVWYKLSRLVERSGVSPKGTITGFYSVLVEADDMNDPVADATRGILDGHIILSRGLARKNHYPSIEVPDSISRVMDQVVSADHKDKADQLKTWISAYRENEEIVSLGAYARGSNPDLDQYLARQAQIQAFLRQPIGQGFTFEQTLDQLSQVTFTPEEEY
- a CDS encoding PP2C family protein-serine/threonine phosphatase, with product MDDLQVLDVLFEHELLPFERKGEIQEMVRKSTDPLGAFLVKKKLLSERALYRFITRDLGMNSKEVFRFKDYEITGRTIPKYRTSGDFFGIFPLSNSRVAVTLCDVAGKGIEAALLTIHLANLLNSGVDMSSVVPSSVMKKVNIISRAFFEVDRYSTFVFIILDLLSGTVEYSAAGSPPLLRYAYRENEVEELDTRNIPIGIFDDFQYRGSRSDLNPGDAILLYTDGAYEGEDLQGRAYGIDRMKRVFKKYARQSTRSLLRHLIFDWRRHSIFRRQADDTTYLVLRRVKKKR
- a CDS encoding putative PEP-binding protein; translated protein: MQKAERRVFYLHGIAASSGDASGPAVVLPPVHRFLPERESLSVDQERQLLEKGIEQALDHLRRFEEGQPEPIREMLHLQQVFLRDPQLADEIEIQLAAGYNAPTALFRALEVLKKRFTESANDFYRQRWVDFEDAGRTVLDILLGVSYEETCLERVRTAGDRPVVVAFDLAPAMYLKMPKPAAIILRDGGPSGHLALLAANQGIPILVRTGPAAEFERISDGNWIEIHGETGAVYEARERMSDVIGASAPTGVREDNSITLADGRVVRLSLNADDAETIREHGLHHRVSVGLFRTEFLYLRDTSLLFDEKRSVAAYGEVMRAAGQDGSVTFRLLDVDEDKFSAHFFTKPGNRGLRGADYYRAEPEIFHAQIRSLFQAAIEHGSGAELRIMAPMMRTPEDWQFVLSALQAEQERSGYEGPFRAGMMVEIPSALFSMERMQHSVDFFSLGTNDLLRYVIGKSRSQPAPDDLYEPAFYRLLFHGMRRIKREVSICGMMGARVEFLPLFLELGVTNFSVPLGAYETVRQRLMSIDPQQRMLRALLRMQSRAEIREALQS